The genomic window TTTTTCAACCCAAGTTTTGATATTTTCAATGCGACTTTGTAGACTAGGTGCTAACCATCCACCTGGACGTATTCTGTTTAAGAATCTTGGCGCACGATATCTAGTTTTTCTAGCACGTCTACTACGTCTTAGTTGTCTTCTGGAGGTTAAAGCATCTCTGATTGCAAAACCTCTATGCTTTAATTCAGCAGCAAATACGACCTCACCCGTTGTATCGTCAACTAATACGATTCCTGTTGTTTTTGCTCCAGGGTCAATCTTTAATCTTAGAGGTGATACCGGAGAATTAGGACGTGATTCTTTAAGGATTAAAGTAAATGGAAAACGTCTAACGACTGCCGCTTTCTTATTCCTTAATAACTGTCTTGCTTGTGCTGAATGAATTGGGTTTAATGGTCGTTTGTCGGTGTCTAAAATGAATACTTTGCACATAAAGTGCCTCCTTGCGGGTAATGTTAGCTTCGTCAATGTTTAAGGTCGGTACTATGCAAACGACACTGGTTTAACCCTTTAAGCCTGTTTAATCGTTCGCTTCTAGAGCAGAGAACTAGCTACGCATTCTCTGGTAGGTCTTGAACTCTTGCCTTAAACGTAGTCAGTTAAGACTGAGACTGGTCAGATTAGGACTTTTTCAAGCCCCTGCCTTTAGGCATGGGGTTTCTGACAAAGAAGCTTTGCTTTCTTCCCTAAAATTAGAGTAAAGTAAACAAGTGTAACAAAGTATCACTTTTCTCGTACTCTTTTAAAGCAACTTGTTCACTTCTACTGTTGATATTTGTATAAAAACGTCCATGCAGTCCTGTTTTTGGCGAAAAATCTTAGTATCTATTTCAGTATTTTTCTTGGCTGGGTCACTGTGGGTTATGCACTCCCCCCCAGCATTGGCTTATGACAATCCCGAATTGTTACCTAGTTATTTCACCCCAGTTATAGACTTAGCTAAAACTCTTCCTGACCCCCAGGAAGAAAGGCTAGTCGAGGAAATTGAGCAATTTGAGACTGATACTGGTTGGAAATTGCGGGTATTGACTCAGTATGACCGCACTCCTGGTAGAGCAGTTATCAATTATTGGGGTTTGGATGATAAAAGCATTCTTTTGGTTGCTGACTCCCGTGGTGGGAATATCCTCAGCTTTAGTGTGGGTGATGCAGTTTACGAACTTCTCCCCCGCACTTTCTGGATAGAACTGCAAACCCGCTTTGGTAATTTGTATTTTGTGCGGGATGAAGGGGAAGACCAAGCAATTTTACAAGCTTTAAATTCCGTAAAAGGCTGTTTAATTAAGGGAGGTTGCACCGTTGTTCCTGGACTACCCAGGGAACAGTGGATTTTAACTTTAATTACCTCAGTTATTGGTGGAATTATTTGTGGATTTGCAGGACAACCCCGCACTAAAGGACAGGTGTTTGCTTGGCAATGGGCGTTAATTTTCTCGCCATTGTGGGGTATTTTGTTCCTTGCTTTCGGTATTGGCCCTGTGGTAACTCGTACTAGTGATTGGTTGCCTTTAGTTCGGAATATCTCCGGTTTTCTAATTGGTGTATTGGTTGCTTACTTGTCACCTGTTTTCAGTCGTCCATCTTCTAGTGCGGAGTCTTGACCCGCATTTCTCACAAACAGTAGGGGCGGGTTCACAGATAAGCTCAATTACTCATGAATATCTCGCTAAACCCGCCCCTACAGACTTTGGGATGAGGTTGCAAGAATCTTGTGAGAAATCCGGGTTGAGAGTGCTGAGTAATGAGTAATGAGTGCTGAGTAAGTAATTCTTTAATTTTGAATTTTGTTAGCGCAGCGTTAGCGAGTCCGCGTTCGCGCAGCGTCTCGTAGAGAGCGTCATTTTGAATTTTGAATTGACTAGTCACCTCTTACCTAGCGATCGCACTAGCTGATAAGCTGAAGGCTAGTCTCTCAGAATTAAATCGCAATGGAATGGCACGTAACCGATGCTCAAAGTCTAGCAATCATTGATGGTGAAATTGGTGATCATGTTTTCTCGCCGGCAGAATATGAAATTGTCCGGCGGGTAATCTATGCTACTGCTGACTTTGAGTATAAATCTTTAATTCGATTTTCTGAGCGGGCTTTGCAAGCTGGGGCGGCGGCATTAGCGGCACGTACTGCTATTGTGGTTGATGTGCCAATGGTGCAAACAGGTATTGCTTACGAAATTCAAAATACCTTTGCTAACCCGGTGTATTCTAGTACGGACACCTCAACCCGTCCCCAAACAGAAAAAACTCGTGCAGCTTGGGGTATTGAAACTCTAGCCAAACGTTATCCAGAGGGCATATTTATTGTTGGTCAAGCCCAAACAGCATTAACAACACTGGTAGATTTAATTGAAGCCGAAGAAATCAACCCGGCTTTACTAATTGCAACTCCTGTGGGATTTGTGGATGTGGATGATGCTAAAAGACGCTTGCAAGATTCTCTAGTGCCGAATATCACCATTGATAGCAGTAAAGGTAATGCAGTTGTTGCAGCTGCGATCGCTGACGGTTTGATAGACTTAGCATGGCAAGCCTACGGTCAGAACAGATAATGAAGATAATAATGAATTAATCACTATCATTTTTTGTCCCATCGGGCATAACGGCATTTTGAAAATTCACGCCAGTTAGGTTAGCATCAGTCAAATTTGCTCCTCTGAGGTTAGTATCTCTCAGATTCGCACCTGCCAAGTTAGCCCCTTTAAGATTTGTCCATCCCAAATCAGCACCCGTTAAATCAGCTTCAACTAAGTTAGCTTTAAATAAGTATGCACCACTTAGATGAGCCTTGTGAAGACGGGCTTTTTCTAGATTAGCTTTGTAGAGATAAGCACCTACTAAGTCTGCTGCATACAAGTTAGCTTCACTCAGATTAGTCCCTATTAAGTTAGCTTCAATGAGATTAGCAAAACAAAGATGAGCGCGGTTTAGCTGTGCTGCATCTAAATCAGCATTTCTTAAGTTAGCACCTGTGAAGTCAGTCCCAATCAGGTTAGCATTAACAATAGTAGCCCCCCTTAGATCCGCCTCACTCAAGTTAGAGCCAATGAGGGTAGTCTGGCTCAAATTGGCTTGGGTAAGTATAGCCTGGCTCAAATTCGCCACACTCAAATGAGCCGCACTCAGATTAGCTTCGCTGAGTTTGGCTTGATGGAGATTAGCACTACTGAGGTTAGCATAGCTGAGGTTGGCACGCACGAGTAAAGCATGACTTAAATCAACTCTGCTAAAGTTTACCCCCTGGAGGTTTGCCCCTCGGAGGTTATGTTTTTGCAGGTTGGCGGTACTGAGGTCTGGTTCAATTTGGGGATTTGTTGTTCTCCACTCAATCCATCGAACTGCACCAGCTTGCAACAAAGCTAGATGCTCTATATTTGCCATTTGCTCTCCTTTATCGGAAAAAGTTAGGTTTAATACCTCGCCCCTGGTGGGCGTTCGCGTTAGCGTCTCGTAGAGAAAAAAGCCTTGTTTCCCTTGGCGCAGCCTCTCGTAGAGAAGGTAGGTAAAAACCTCGCCCCTTGTGGGTGGCTGAAGTTTAATTGCGAATTGCGTTAGCGGAGCGGGACGTTAGTCCATTGCGAATTGCGAATTGAGTTTATTCCTGGCGACCAATCTGGGAACTAGTTCGCCCAGCTACATTTTCAATTGCTGCTTTAGCACCAGCTGCACCAGCAAGGATATCGCGTTCGTATCCACCCAAGTACAGCCTGCCAAAACTCCCGACAGCTTGCACTTCCAGGATATTAATCATTGCTGCTTTTTCTGCTTCATTAGCAGCTAGGGCAGCATAAGCAGCAGGTTCAACTTCTAAGACATATAATGTTTGTCCAGCTAATAGTAGCTGTCCTCGGCGCGTCCGGTTGATGAGTTGTGCTTGGTAAGCATCTATATTACGGATAATCTGGCTAGAAACTACACGAGGTTTGAGACATTCCTCTTTTTTGACTCCCAGCATTGCCAAAATCGCCTGACCTGCGGCTCGTGTTTCTCCTTGAGAACCTGAATGTATTTCTAATAGACCGTATAATCTTTCCACTACCTGCACTCCAGGACGAACGGAGGCAGCTTTAAGGGCGACATCTGTAATCCGATTAATTTCGATACCAGGAGAGATTTCAATCCATAGAGACGTATCACCTGGTAATGGTAAAAAACCTGGGGCTACTGTTCCTATATATGCGGCGTGTTGTGGTTGCAGGCTGTCGAGAAATACGAAACTGCGTAGTTCTATTCCCAAAGTGATGCTCTCCAGTCATGAAGGTAAAGTTATATTTCGCACAGGTAACTTTAAATTACCACAAGCCTGGATACTGTCTCAGTTTTTCCTTGATTGACAGGTGATAGGTGATAGGTGACAGGTGACAGGTGACAGGTGACAGGGGAAGCGGGGGGAGAAGTTATTCAATAGACCTGCCTTGGAAATAGGGAGTGGGGAGTAGGGAAAATAAATTTTCATTGCTCCTTGTGAGTGCAATTCATGGAGTCTCTTGCATAAATGCTGAGGCTGTCATGTTGAGCGAAGCGAAACATCTCAAAGATTATACATTTCATTCACAATTACACATCTCATTTTCGGACTTTTGCAAGAGGTCTAATTTTGAATTTTGACCATTCACTTCGTTCGAGGGCAAGATTTTGAATTGATTTATATGACCAATCTGAATTACTTGTTTGCTTCCTCTTTACTATGAAGAAGTTCTGTGGCTTTATCAGCAGATAGAGGTCTGTGGAAAAAGAACCCTTGGACATCTTCACAATTGATAGATTTTAAGAAATCCAGTTCTTCTTGTTTTTCGACTCCTTCGGCGGTGAGCTTTAATCCTAAGCTTCTACCTAAAGTCACGATCGCCTTAACAATGTGAGCTACTCTAGTATCGGTGGTCAACTCTCGGATGAAGGAACTGTCAATTTTGAGATTGTGCAGTGGTAAAAGTTGTAGCCGTGAGAGGGAGGAATGACCTGTACCGAAGTCATCAATGGAAAGATGAACGCCCATCTTTTCCAACTCATACAAAACCTTTTTAGTAAAATCTATATCTTCAATCGCTGTTGATTCTGTAATTTCTAACTCTAAAAATCGGGCTTCTAATCCAGTTTC from Nostoc sp. UHCC 0870 includes these protein-coding regions:
- a CDS encoding TPM domain-containing protein, with translation MQSCFWRKILVSISVFFLAGSLWVMHSPPALAYDNPELLPSYFTPVIDLAKTLPDPQEERLVEEIEQFETDTGWKLRVLTQYDRTPGRAVINYWGLDDKSILLVADSRGGNILSFSVGDAVYELLPRTFWIELQTRFGNLYFVRDEGEDQAILQALNSVKGCLIKGGCTVVPGLPREQWILTLITSVIGGIICGFAGQPRTKGQVFAWQWALIFSPLWGILFLAFGIGPVVTRTSDWLPLVRNISGFLIGVLVAYLSPVFSRPSSSAES
- a CDS encoding precorrin-8X methylmutase, which encodes MEWHVTDAQSLAIIDGEIGDHVFSPAEYEIVRRVIYATADFEYKSLIRFSERALQAGAAALAARTAIVVDVPMVQTGIAYEIQNTFANPVYSSTDTSTRPQTEKTRAAWGIETLAKRYPEGIFIVGQAQTALTTLVDLIEAEEINPALLIATPVGFVDVDDAKRRLQDSLVPNITIDSSKGNAVVAAAIADGLIDLAWQAYGQNR
- a CDS encoding pentapeptide repeat-containing protein, translated to MANIEHLALLQAGAVRWIEWRTTNPQIEPDLSTANLQKHNLRGANLQGVNFSRVDLSHALLVRANLSYANLSSANLHQAKLSEANLSAAHLSVANLSQAILTQANLSQTTLIGSNLSEADLRGATIVNANLIGTDFTGANLRNADLDAAQLNRAHLCFANLIEANLIGTNLSEANLYAADLVGAYLYKANLEKARLHKAHLSGAYLFKANLVEADLTGADLGWTNLKGANLAGANLRDTNLRGANLTDANLTGVNFQNAVMPDGTKNDSD